Below is a window of Herpetosiphonaceae bacterium DNA.
AGCGCAGTATGGCCGCCCGACACGATCAGACAGACCAGCGGAAACGGCGGCGGCGGCGCTATGTCGGCCACGCTCGCGACGTTGCCGAGCACCTGCGGATGAAGCCAGTTGGCATAGATGTGCGCCTCAAGATGATTCACCCCGACCAGCGGCTTGGCCTGCGCCCAGGCCAGGCCCTTCGCGGCGTTCACGCCGGCCAGCAGCGCGCCGGGGAGTCCCGGCCCGTAGGTACAGGCAATCGCATCGATCTCGGCCCAGCCAAGCGGCAACGGCGCGAGCGCCTCGCTGAGCACCGGCGCGAGGCTGGTGATATGCTCGCGGGATGCCAGCTCCGGCACGACGCCGCCGTAGCGCTCGTGCAGATGCATCTGCGACGCGACGACATTCGACACGACCAGCCGCCCGTCGCGAATGATCGCCGCTGCCGTCTCGTCGCACGATGTTTCGAGCGCCAGAATTGTAAAGCCAGGTTTGAGTTCTACCATAGCTCTATTGTAGCAAAGCCGCCGCCCTCGTGTGGACAATCGGGCTCCTGCTGACGGAAACAACAGGGGCGACCTGTTCGATCGCCCCTGGTCAGTCGGCGGTCGATCGTGGATCTAGCGCCCAACCTCGCGCGATGCCATCGACTCTTGCGATTCCTGATACGCTAGATCAGCGCGCGGCGACGTGCGGCCCTGCTTATTGCGCCCGCCGCGCCCGAAGACAAAGCCCAGGCCAACCAGCGCCGCCTCCAACACCCAGAAGGCCGGTTTCGGATAGCGCAGCCATTGCGGCGCGAAGAACTCGGCGCTGGTGCCGACGTAGGTGCCGCGCAGCGCGATCTGCTCGCTCAGATCGCGAATATGATCGATGTGCGCGTGATTGTACGACTCGATCAGGCTACGGCTTTTGCCGCTCAGATCGGCCTCCTCCAGCGCCTCGCGACACATCGCAACGCCGTTCTCCTCGCCCTGGCGCATAGCGATCAGCAGATCGCGGATCGAGCCTGCGCCTTGAATCCGTGTGATCGTCCGTGTGGCCTGTTCCATCACACCCGTGCGATCCTCAGGATCGCGGCCCAGCTTTTTGACGCGCTTCTTGAAGTCGTCCGCAAAATCGAGATGATTCGAGCGCAGCTTGCCGAAGAGCTTGAACACATCGCCCTCGTCAACCCGATTCATCGCGGCATCGTAGGACTCCGACGCCGCCAGCGTCGAGGCATAAAAACCGGCCATAAGTAACGCCTCAGCCGCCTCGCTGTCTTTGCTTCGTCCAAACCAAGCCATAAACATCCTCCTTGTTCCGATCATGCAGAGGGCAGGGGGTCGCATAAGCACGCCAGCAAACACCATGCCGACAACCCTAAATCGCTATGCTATAATCGTGCAAGAAATGCGACACTTGCACCGTGCGGCGTTGCCGGTGAGCCCATATGAAT
It encodes the following:
- a CDS encoding DUF2383 domain-containing protein, with protein sequence MAWFGRSKDSEAAEALLMAGFYASTLAASESYDAAMNRVDEGDVFKLFGKLRSNHLDFADDFKKRVKKLGRDPEDRTGVMEQATRTITRIQGAGSIRDLLIAMRQGEENGVAMCREALEEADLSGKSRSLIESYNHAHIDHIRDLSEQIALRGTYVGTSAEFFAPQWLRYPKPAFWVLEAALVGLGFVFGRGGRNKQGRTSPRADLAYQESQESMASREVGR